In a single window of the Acyrthosiphon pisum isolate AL4f chromosome X, pea_aphid_22Mar2018_4r6ur, whole genome shotgun sequence genome:
- the LOC100571277 gene encoding maestro heat-like repeat-containing protein family member 1, with protein MEEATSNDVVANQNLSMQSTIDRLLHMITEERDEMVLNSVVASLQTLSKSHSTQIVQNMIHYKLQNSLSVVESKSLLSAMKLLCESHYDDFDVELTNNLVQFATNEMFKSSDSQFPASDMLIILGRGRSDQIIQNLMSHLKEGIPPHPSIIYSLGHLASNHPLKFINFVDPFLSAICSILLLTKSDALRKIYATAIGQVCASVIECEPSDINEIKQNLSPKLEEIYKIMNDVWLISKDMKLIEHILDALSSIVMLMSIETLNRDCIPILTNILSLYKKCLSMGMSRYWVSQYLASFLSVIPEIMLEPVIDNLFSILHEMVIVMPDYDFPMSIKNHSEVLRCYTYLGKHFGDKICELILRDLKSNSEQGRMGALLIASHLLNASNQSIKLKSSEIIPILYDLLKNNSSYQMKNLLVKIFICFAYQGHLTEKDDYFIEFLIKNICYYGPSNNKYSTDNDGLLIKQTCEDAIYILCTSIEPVQVLCWNKLITFLLSNEYENAVPSITRSLAHMATKSHLRSIRFEKEQDLIIARCLFLLCQPFRDNRGSYVINFLLNYGFYDLSDNEKEFWTKHAEVLTNFLDSASEKSEKDWEVVLLSRLSIILDECTLNKHWCLALVGQLFDELIKNSENTKIFSSDMFLMVKIISYVAAYFDSEELSLTKKLLYFIFQTLLKTSFENSHEFSRAIGVLSQAHTGIVVNKLLEFTKSELTKQPNKFLVLIRDKGNEVNRDKIRSAISIIIPDIVKNGKLQCVIYSMYDIVILVTHQITLTKNLETKKSLVECLQVLANVMSNVEISDTIPNLAIIRDTVIKNLVNQIVNSNSISDYIYYQVLASYIKPVPHIEPIDLSTRTYIITKCVEKIFLLSSSEIVDTDGQQTILTLGHLCKILDQLLIIRSGSFEVVDEIVLILDPYIVSQKKQQRFIAVYLLQSVLNCYYSHSNSQLTNLPICLNSSAPLFAKMCVRIAEPDLKISLNVFKCLDVLLKITAVYKGTFTESYINESEFVDKILYSNKPESCRNLLEAIQKILKPSDLPVFCKLLIDGLNDHEEKCQFKTSEILNILFPIVAQQLNQKACNDILNYLFKELENSNDIIKANNIKALITFGKFIKSDFIELLINQSLPFNKTVCAIWQSLGKDQMCSQIIDTLIEFITLTPLYDTSTKQFLNKPVASLIPISALSGLNEVLKQISYDSAINSFPKLFNIIFLTFSALIDVRSPIRGTNKNLFVSFKEAYDINPAKIAHKTLYHLFKSIKLEECSNHIMQSGNCLDTTVDIIMHKLGPCIIKGLVETHFELISKIISNFDQNLNNTLECQRIAIVVLCLCCTETVTSDVKYTTNLINIFLKCLNDTSYDIKKYCLKGLTVICQHQQILSENQSQYILDALMQGLDEYQTQQSDVTLEALRGLISLVPHLSLDKFEKHYTTLTFRIKQFFENENNEMRYTSIRLYGELCSKTKEFNIQVDMSLHHSNMVTFLLHLCENDTNIVKACKYSLKKISILLHSEKMITMTHNHLIEEGRLKYTEFITQMCKIMTDEFLSHVTIYTMIGVSYSKSIFPDVRANAALFVGSLYKANPSKSSFDLISSKMLSLTIDPNPKVRTSAVACLGKLYE; from the exons ATTATACAAAACCTTATGTCTCATTTAAAAGAAGGCATTCCTCCGCATCCTTCTATTATATATTCTTTGGGACACCTTGCTTCAAATCACCCTcttaaatttattaactttGTTGATCCATTCTTATCAGCTATTTGCTCGATTTTACTTCTGACCAAATCAGATGCTTTACGTAAAATTTATGCCACAG caattGGTCAGGTTTGTGCATCTGTTATTGAATGTGAACCATCAgatataaatgaaattaaacaaaatttgtcACCTAAATTAGaagaaatatacaaaattatgaatGATGTCTGGTTAATTTCCAAGGATATGAAG ttgatTGAACATATTCTTGATGCTTTAAGCTCAATTGTTATGCTGATGAGTATAGAAACATTAAATAGAGATTGTATACCAATTTTGACTAATATACTAAGcttgtataaaaaatgtctttCTATGGGCATGTCTCGATATTGGGTTTCACAGTACTTGGCAAGTTTTTTGTCCGTGATACCAGAAATTATGCTTGAACCAGTAATAGATAATCTTTTTTCTATATTACATGAAATG GTTATTGTAATGCCAGATTATGATTTTCCaatgtctattaaaaatcaTTCCGAAGTTCTAAGATGTTACACTTATTTAG GTAAGCATTTTGGTGACAAAATATGTGAACTGATATTACGAGACCTAAAATCTAATTCAGAACAAGGAAGAATGGGTGCTTTATTGATTGCATCACATTTATTAAATGCCTCCAATCAGAGTATTAAACTAAAATCGTCAGAAATTATTCCAATTTTATATGATCTACTGAAAAACAATAGCTCATATCAG ATGAAGAACTTAttagtaaaaatttttatatgcTTTGCATATCAAGGACATTTAACTGAAAaggatgattattttattgagtttttgataaaaaatatttgttattatggtCCGTCAAat aataaatattctACTGATAATGATGGGCTCTTAATAAAACAAACTTGTGAAGATGCAATATATATTCTTTGTACATCTATAGAACCAGTACAAGTATTATGTtggaataagttaataacatttttactaagcAATGAATATGAAAATGCCGTACCATCAATTACACGGTCTTTAGCACACATGGCTACCAAATCACATTTAA GATCTATAAGATTTGAAAAAGAACAAGATTTGATAATTGCACGATGTCTTTTCTTGTTATGTCAACCATTCAGAGATAACCGGGGTAGTTATGTTATAAACTTCCTATTAAACTATGGTTTTTATGATTTATCTGATAACGAAAAAGAGTTTTGGACAAAACACGCTGAAGTGTTGACAAATTTTCTggatt cTGCATCtgaaaaaagtgaaaaagaTTGGGAAGTTGTTTTGTTAAGTAGACTCAGCATTATATTAGATGAATGTACACTTAATAAACATTGGTGCTTAGCATTAGTTGGACAACTGTTTGATGAACTAATAAAAAACagtgaaaatacaaaaatattttcttcagatatgtttttaatggttaaaataatatcatatgttgCTGCTTATTTCGATTCTGAAGAATTATCTCTCACAAAAAAActactgtattttatttttcaaactctTTTAAAAACGTCATTTGAAAATAGTCAC gAATTTTCTAGAGCTATTGGTGTTTTAAGCCAAGCTCACACTGGAATAGTGGTGaacaaattattagaatttaccAAATCTGAATTAACCAAACAGCCAAATAAATTTTTAGTTCTTATTAGAGACAAAGGTAATGAAGTAAATAGAGATAAAATTCGATCTGCAATTTCCATAATTATACCTGATATAGTGAAGAATGGAAAGCTTCAATGTGTTATTTATAGCATGTATGATATTGTCATATTGGTTACTCACCAAATTACTTTAACaaag AATTTGGAAACTAAAAAATCATTAGTCGAGTGCCTCCAAGTATTAGCAAATGTTATGAGTAATGTTGAGATTAGTGACACAATACCAAATTTGGCAATTATTCGTGATACGGTCATTAAGAACTTAGTAAATCAAATTGTAAACTCAAATTCAATATcggattatatatattatcaagttTTGGCATCTTAtat TAAACCAGTCCCACACATTGAACCTATAGATTTAAGTACAAGGACATACATCATTACAAAATGTGTGGAAAAGATATTTCTACTCTCATCCTCAGAGATTGTAGACACTGATGGAcaacaaacaatattaacattggGACATCTAT gtaaaatTCTTGATCAATTGCTTATAATTAGAAGTGGATCCTTTGAAGTAGTTGATGAAATTGTTCTTATACTAGATCCATATATAGTATCACAAAAGAAACAGCAAAGGTTTATTGCTGTTTATTTACTACAAAGTGTTTTGAATTGCTATTATAGCCATAGTAATTCTCAGTtaacaaat ctGCCCATCTGTTTGAATTCGTCTGCACCCTTATTTGCAAAAATGTGTGTGCGTATTGCTGAGCCCGATCTAAAAATAAgtcttaatgtttttaaatgtttggatgttttacttaaaataactgCTGTATATAAAGGGACTTTTACTGAAAGTTATATAAATGAATCTGAATTTGTAGATAAAATACTGTACAGCAATAAGCCCGAATCATGCAGAAATCTTTTGGag gctatacaaaaaatattaaaaccatcaGATTTACCtgtgttttgtaaattattaattgatggtTTGAACGACCATGAAGAAAAATGTCAATTCAAAACtagtgaaatattaaatattttattcccaATTGTTGCTCAACAACTTAATCAGAAGGCCTGTAATGACATTTTaa attatttatttaaagagcTTGAAAACTCAAATGATATCATTAaggcaaataatataaaagcattGATTACTTTTGGAAAGTTTATCAAATCTGATTTTATAGAATTACTTATTAATCAAAGCCTGCCATTTAATAA GACTGTATGTGCTATTTGGCAATCTTTAGGGAAAGATCAAATGTGTTCCCAGATTATAGATACACTTAtagaatttattacattaacaCCATTGTATGACACAAGTACGAAACAGTTCCTAAACAAACCAGTTGCTTCGCTAATTCCTATTTCA gcacTTAGTGGTTTGAATgaagttttaaaacaaatttcttaCGATTCAGCTATAAACTCATTTccaaaactttttaatattatatttttgactttttctGCATTGATTGATGTCCGTTCACCCATAAGAGGAACTAATAAGAACTTATTTGTGTCTTTTAAAGAAGCTTATGATATTAATCCTGCCaa aatTGCTCACAAAACATTATATCATTTATTCAAATCTATTAAATTAGAAGAATGTTCAAATCATATAATGCAATCAGGAAATTGCTTGGATACTAcagttgatattataatgcataaattAGGGCCATgcataataaa GGGCTTAGTGGAAACTCATTTTGAATTGAtctcaaaaataattagtaattttgaccaaaatttaaacaatacacTAGAATGTCAACGAATTGCTATTGTAGTATTATGTTTATGT tgtacAGAAACCGTAACATCTGATGTTAAATatacaactaatttaataaacatcttcttaaaatgtttaaacgacacctcatatgatataaaaaagtaCTGTTTAAAAGGTCTCACAGTAATTTGTCAACATCAGCagattttg tctgAAAATCAGTCTCAATACATACTTGATGCATTAATGCAAGGTCTTGATGAATATCAAACACAACAAAGTGATGTTACATTAGAAGCATTACGTGGCCTTATATCATTAGTTCCTCATTTATCAttagataaatttgaaaaacattatacgACTTTGACATTtcgtataaaacaattttttgagaAT GAAAATAATGAGATGCGTTATACATCCATAAGACTTTATGGTGAGTTGTGTTCAAAAACAAAAGAATTTAACATTCAAGTGGATATGTCATTACATCATAGCAATATGGTTActtttttattgcatttgtGTGAAAATGATACAAATATTGTCAAG gCTTGTAAATATTCATTGAAAAAGATCAGCATTTTATTACATTCTGAAAAAATGATAACCATGACCCACAATCATTTGATTGAAGAAGGAAGATTGAAGTATACGGAATTTATCACTCAAATGTGTAAAATTAtg ACTGATGAATTTTTATCTCACGTGACCATTTATACTATGATTGGAGTATCTTACTCAAAAAGCATTTTTCCTGATGTAAGGGCCAATGCAGCATTATTTGTTG gTTCGTTGTATAAAGCAAATCCAAGCAAATCTTCCTTCGACTTGATATCAAGTAAAATGTTAAGTCTTACGATTGATCCAAATCCTAAAGTCCGTACTAGTGCCGTTGCTTGCCTCGGAAAACTTTACGAGTAA
- the LOC100163649 gene encoding uncharacterized protein LOC100163649 isoform X2, giving the protein MHPTKYVNNLASRITHRVHRKRLNSNLLTRTMSDIPTASTSTASTSSASTSQTMPYTFDNQCPLRDLDYTTTDESEMSSDESEMIDDESSYSNDNMCKLDPIIDDNMDDTSWSSTASSNTSYGDKSSSENSETESILKELIRESWTLDKSTNNQENTDSFISPILILVQQPCETEGQMNEIGIDLINVEEHAKRLKELEKEIDFIESTEWMYRPIDSSIR; this is encoded by the exons ATGCATCCGACAAAATATGTCAACAATTTGGCGTCACGCATAACTCATCGTGTACACCGTAAGCGCCTTAACTCG aatttattgacCAGAACAATGAGTGATATCCCAACAGCATCTACATCAACAGCATCAACATCATCAGCTTCAACGTCACAAACCATGCCATATACTTTTGACAATCAGTGTCCACTACGAGATTTAGATTATACAACAACAGATGAATCAGAAATGTCGTCCGATGAATCAGAAATGATTGATGACGAATCGAGTTACTCAAATGATAATATGTGTAAGCTGGATCCAATAATTGATGATAACATGGACGATACGTCATGGTCGTCTACAGCATCATCTAATACATCATATGGAGATAAATCGAGTTCTGAAAATTCTGAAACtgaatcaattttaaaagagtTGATTAGAGAGAGCTGGACTCTTGATAAATCAACAAATAATCAAGAAAACACGGATAGTTTTATATCACCAATACTCATATTAGTTCAG cAACCATGTGAAACTGAAGGccag aTGAATGAAATTGGAATCGACCTGATCAATGTGGAAGAACACGCAAAAAGACTTAAAGAACTCGAAAAAGAAATAGATTTTATAGAATCAACAGAATGGATGTATCGCCCAATAGACTCAtctattagataa
- the LOC100163649 gene encoding uncharacterized protein LOC100163649 isoform X4 → MPFFFLQKFNLLTRTMSDIPTASTSTASTSSASTSQTMPYTFDNQCPLRDLDYTTTDESEMSSDESEMIDDESSYSNDNMCKLDPIIDDNMDDTSWSSTASSNTSYGDKSSSENSETESILKELIRESWTLDKSTNNQENTDSFISPILILVQQPCETEGQMNEIGIDLINVEEHAKRLKELEKEIDFIESTEWMYRPIDSSIR, encoded by the exons atgccatttttttttttacaaaaattt aatttattgacCAGAACAATGAGTGATATCCCAACAGCATCTACATCAACAGCATCAACATCATCAGCTTCAACGTCACAAACCATGCCATATACTTTTGACAATCAGTGTCCACTACGAGATTTAGATTATACAACAACAGATGAATCAGAAATGTCGTCCGATGAATCAGAAATGATTGATGACGAATCGAGTTACTCAAATGATAATATGTGTAAGCTGGATCCAATAATTGATGATAACATGGACGATACGTCATGGTCGTCTACAGCATCATCTAATACATCATATGGAGATAAATCGAGTTCTGAAAATTCTGAAACtgaatcaattttaaaagagtTGATTAGAGAGAGCTGGACTCTTGATAAATCAACAAATAATCAAGAAAACACGGATAGTTTTATATCACCAATACTCATATTAGTTCAG cAACCATGTGAAACTGAAGGccag aTGAATGAAATTGGAATCGACCTGATCAATGTGGAAGAACACGCAAAAAGACTTAAAGAACTCGAAAAAGAAATAGATTTTATAGAATCAACAGAATGGATGTATCGCCCAATAGACTCAtctattagataa
- the LOC100163649 gene encoding uncharacterized protein LOC100163649 isoform X1, which yields MEMLSNGYRCIKKCTKALKQSLFDWILHKFNNLLTRTMSDIPTASTSTASTSSASTSQTMPYTFDNQCPLRDLDYTTTDESEMSSDESEMIDDESSYSNDNMCKLDPIIDDNMDDTSWSSTASSNTSYGDKSSSENSETESILKELIRESWTLDKSTNNQENTDSFISPILILVQQPCETEGQMNEIGIDLINVEEHAKRLKELEKEIDFIESTEWMYRPIDSSIR from the exons ATGGAAATGCTATCAAATGGATATAGATGTATCAAAAAATGTACCAAAGCATTAAAGCAATCCTTATTTGATTGGATCCTTCATAAATTTAAC aatttattgacCAGAACAATGAGTGATATCCCAACAGCATCTACATCAACAGCATCAACATCATCAGCTTCAACGTCACAAACCATGCCATATACTTTTGACAATCAGTGTCCACTACGAGATTTAGATTATACAACAACAGATGAATCAGAAATGTCGTCCGATGAATCAGAAATGATTGATGACGAATCGAGTTACTCAAATGATAATATGTGTAAGCTGGATCCAATAATTGATGATAACATGGACGATACGTCATGGTCGTCTACAGCATCATCTAATACATCATATGGAGATAAATCGAGTTCTGAAAATTCTGAAACtgaatcaattttaaaagagtTGATTAGAGAGAGCTGGACTCTTGATAAATCAACAAATAATCAAGAAAACACGGATAGTTTTATATCACCAATACTCATATTAGTTCAG cAACCATGTGAAACTGAAGGccag aTGAATGAAATTGGAATCGACCTGATCAATGTGGAAGAACACGCAAAAAGACTTAAAGAACTCGAAAAAGAAATAGATTTTATAGAATCAACAGAATGGATGTATCGCCCAATAGACTCAtctattagataa
- the LOC100163649 gene encoding uncharacterized protein LOC100163649 (The RefSeq protein has 1 substitution compared to this genomic sequence), producing the protein MEMLSNGYRCIKKCTKALKQSLFDWILHKFNNLLTRTMSDIPTASTSTASTSSASTSQTMPYTFDNQCPLRDLDYTTTDESEMSSDESEMIDDESSYSNDNMCKLDPIIDDNMDDTSWSSTASSNTSYGDKSSSENSETESILKELIRESWTLDKSTNNQENTDSFISPILILVQQPCETEGQMNEIGIDLINVEEHAKRLKELEKEIDFIESTEWMYRPIDSFIR; encoded by the exons ATGGAAATGCTATCAAATGGATATAGATGTATCAAAAAATGTACCAAAGCATTAAAGCAATCCTTATTTGATTGGATCCTTCATAAATTTAAC aatttattgacCAGAACAATGAGTGATATCCCAACAGCATCTACATCAACAGCATCAACATCATCAGCTTCAACGTCACAAACCATGCCATATACTTTTGACAATCAGTGTCCACTACGAGATTTAGATTATACAACAACAGATGAATCAGAAATGTCGTCCGATGAATCAGAAATGATTGATGACGAATCGAGTTACTCAAATGATAATATGTGTAAGCTGGATCCAATAATTGATGATAACATGGACGATACGTCATGGTCGTCTACAGCATCATCTAATACATCATATGGAGATAAATCGAGTTCTGAAAATTCTGAAACtgaatcaattttaaaagagtTGATTAGAGAGAGCTGGACTCTTGATAAATCAACAAATAATCAAGAAAACACGGATAGTTTTATATCACCAATACTCATATTAGTTCAG cAACCATGTGAAACTGAAGGccag aTGAATGAAATTGGAATCGACCTGATCAATGTGGAAGAACACGCAAAAAGACTTAAAGAACTCGAAAAAGAAATAGATTTTATAGAATCAACAGAATGGATGTATCGCCCAATAGACTCAtctattagataa
- the LOC100163649 gene encoding uncharacterized protein LOC100163649 isoform X3, which yields MEMLSNGYRCIKKCTKALKQSLFDWILHKFNNLLTRTMSDIPTASTSTASTSSASTSQTMPYTFDNQCPLRDLDYTTTDESEMSSDESEMIDDESSYSNDNMCKLDPIIDDNMDDTSWSSTASSNTSYGDKSSSENSETESILKELIRESWTLDKSTNNQENTDSFISPILILVQMNEIGIDLINVEEHAKRLKELEKEIDFIESTEWMYRPIDSSIR from the exons ATGGAAATGCTATCAAATGGATATAGATGTATCAAAAAATGTACCAAAGCATTAAAGCAATCCTTATTTGATTGGATCCTTCATAAATTTAAC aatttattgacCAGAACAATGAGTGATATCCCAACAGCATCTACATCAACAGCATCAACATCATCAGCTTCAACGTCACAAACCATGCCATATACTTTTGACAATCAGTGTCCACTACGAGATTTAGATTATACAACAACAGATGAATCAGAAATGTCGTCCGATGAATCAGAAATGATTGATGACGAATCGAGTTACTCAAATGATAATATGTGTAAGCTGGATCCAATAATTGATGATAACATGGACGATACGTCATGGTCGTCTACAGCATCATCTAATACATCATATGGAGATAAATCGAGTTCTGAAAATTCTGAAACtgaatcaattttaaaagagtTGATTAGAGAGAGCTGGACTCTTGATAAATCAACAAATAATCAAGAAAACACGGATAGTTTTATATCACCAATACTCATATTAGTTCAG aTGAATGAAATTGGAATCGACCTGATCAATGTGGAAGAACACGCAAAAAGACTTAAAGAACTCGAAAAAGAAATAGATTTTATAGAATCAACAGAATGGATGTATCGCCCAATAGACTCAtctattagataa
- the LOC100163649 gene encoding uncharacterized protein LOC100163649 isoform X5, which yields MSDIPTASTSTASTSSASTSQTMPYTFDNQCPLRDLDYTTTDESEMSSDESEMIDDESSYSNDNMCKLDPIIDDNMDDTSWSSTASSNTSYGDKSSSENSETESILKELIRESWTLDKSTNNQENTDSFISPILILVQQPCETEGQMNEIGIDLINVEEHAKRLKELEKEIDFIESTEWMYRPIDSSIR from the exons ATGAGTGATATCCCAACAGCATCTACATCAACAGCATCAACATCATCAGCTTCAACGTCACAAACCATGCCATATACTTTTGACAATCAGTGTCCACTACGAGATTTAGATTATACAACAACAGATGAATCAGAAATGTCGTCCGATGAATCAGAAATGATTGATGACGAATCGAGTTACTCAAATGATAATATGTGTAAGCTGGATCCAATAATTGATGATAACATGGACGATACGTCATGGTCGTCTACAGCATCATCTAATACATCATATGGAGATAAATCGAGTTCTGAAAATTCTGAAACtgaatcaattttaaaagagtTGATTAGAGAGAGCTGGACTCTTGATAAATCAACAAATAATCAAGAAAACACGGATAGTTTTATATCACCAATACTCATATTAGTTCAG cAACCATGTGAAACTGAAGGccag aTGAATGAAATTGGAATCGACCTGATCAATGTGGAAGAACACGCAAAAAGACTTAAAGAACTCGAAAAAGAAATAGATTTTATAGAATCAACAGAATGGATGTATCGCCCAATAGACTCAtctattagataa